The genome window ttatgtcttcttgattcagtgtccccttagccattatgaaatggccatttttgtctctaagtacttttcctgtcttgtagtcagcattatccgatatgagtattgctacacctgcttttttttggatgttatttgcttggagtattgttttccagcctttcactttgaatttgtttttatccttgttacttggcctttgccctgcccccgtgtgtgacgttatgctcggtcctgagggcactggcgagcacctttgctcagctgcgggtctccgcctgtttccgggctttcaccctgcctttgcaggaggagcctgctcgaggaacagctgctagccttgtctctaccaccgggcagtactgcatgcccaagctcagctcagtagcggaactccgcctcttctgggcttttggctccacccctgcgggaggagccggctaccaagtcagaccaaaagcctgggttgcacgggtggggcaagactgtgctcctgtgcccttgttcaggggctggtctccaccctttccggggttcccgcccttctcccgggattacaggctgccgttgactgcttttgcacgcccccagccgggcaagattgagctcacacctgagcccagtggtggccagctggcttccacccctgtgagcagaaccgtgcttttgtctcccgctgccacccgccctccggcaagccctcagccgcgtgggccccaagactcactactgtagacccaaaagctccctgcTTCtgtgcaactctgctctgaatgtcgcgggggagcttgtttggctgctctcctgcttccctttgctggtattgctgttttcaggggaaatattcacttcagctgactcatcccaggggttagggtggctatctcccaaaatgtttctccctgtgcctcctagattacactctcttcctgttactctggtcctctcctctctccccatccccaggagccccgggtgagtggttgtgagagagatgttctgcgcggtccctttaaaaaggatcctgggtctgagaaatcagactctttctcacaaacagtatcctgacttgtttccagctaaataccgtccttacgcctcttctaggctctgggtctGCAGACTtggactttgttcctggggctcaagaccctcccctctctgctaaactcacttcccgccacacgagtctctccctgctgccgttcgctctggggagctgggcagccctctccgcgtttccgcttttcctaccagtcttggtgtggcttcttcagtgttccttggttgaagagtcctcttagtttagtccaaagttggtttttccagatgatagttcttaaaattagtttgtaatccactctggttctgggaggtggaagttggtacgtccgcctactccagcgccatcttgtctctctgcttcagttttttttttcaaggtttgACTCAGTTCTTGGAGTGTGGATAGTTAACCCAGGGCATGGCTTGTTTCGTTACCTTGCCTTCCATATCCTAGAAAATGCTTAGAATTGCTGCATTCTTTGATGTCCCTTCAGGTTATGtcggatcatgtggtttttaatctttcattttgtttatgtcttTTCACTTTGATCTGCGTATGCTGTACCAACTTTGTATCCCTGAAGTAAATTTCTTTTGATTATAGTGTGTGGTCTTGTTAATGGATAACTGGATCTTgtattctaatatttcattgaggaTATTAGTATCTATgttaatcagggatattgacctataattttttttcgtTGTAGTAtctttggaattaggataatactggcctcataaaatgagttagagAGTCTTCTCtcgaattttttggaatagtttgagaaggataggtgttagttcttcttttagtgtttggtaaaattcacctgtgaaactaTCTGATCAGGAATTTTGTTTGTTGGAGTTTATTTCTGCTTCAGTATTACTAGTTATATTCTGTTTACTTAGGTTCTCTTactcttcttgattcagttttggaagattgtatgtttctaggaatttatccatttcttccagattgtccaacttgttggcatatagttgtttgtaatattttcttagatcctttgtatttctttggtgtcaggtATTACTTTTCCTCCTTTAtgtctgattttatttacttggatCCTCTCTGCTGTTTTCTTGATGAATATGGTTAAAAGTTAGCCAGTATTGTTATAGTTTAGTTCGTAGTTTCATTgactttatatattgttttttagacttaattttatttctgctctgatattcaCTTCCTTCTGCTTACTTTtggctttatttattgtttttcttcaaagttattgaagtgtaaagttagattgcttatttgagatttttcttattttttgagatagatctgtaatgctatgaatttccctcttaggactgctttctctgtctcccatGGTTTGGGGTTGTTGTCTTctcactttcatttgtttcaaggtgtcttttgatttgttccttgatctcattgttaacctactCATTGTTTAGCCCTTTGagcagtgagtttttttcatgctcgctgacccccgggagtgagttgttttttgttttgttttggtttttttcaagaaatgaacttagttccagttacagttttattaacttaaatcatggttgtttgataaccaatttatggaaaccagaacatacatttgccttttttaatgttgccttacacatttttaaaataaatcaattgtactctggatggtaaTGTACTCTGTatatacatgaatgtttatactaCTGAAAGGGTTAGTAACCTGTTATTTAGCTTCTATGTATTTGtctgttttccagtttttttcatgtttatgatTTCTCGTTTTATACTATTATGGTCTGAGAAGATGTGtggtatgattttaatcttaaatttattgagactcattttgtccAACAAGATTTACTTTACACATTTAGGTATTTCTATGTTgagtacataaatgtttacaagggttatatctttttcttttactgttctcttttcattatgtagtgtgttttttttctttttaaggtaacAATTTCTATTTGCTTTTTCACAGACTGAAGGGGCTGGACTTGCTACCTGTATAGAACTATGCATAAAAGCTCTTCGCTTGGAGTCTACAGAAAATACTGAAGTGAAAGTATCTATTTGCAAGACCATTTCATGCTTGTTGCCTGATGATCTGGAAGTTAAACGTGCTTGTCAACTGAGTGAATTTCTTATTGAGCCTACAGTAGATGCATATTATGCAGTGGAAATGTTGTATAATCAGCCAGACCAGAAATATGATGAAGAGAATCTTCCAATACCAAATTCTCTACGCTGTGAGCTCTTACTTGTTTTAAAAACTCAGTGGCCCTTTGATCCAGAATTCTGGGACTGGAAAACCTTAAAGCGACAATGTCTTGCATTAATGGGAGAAGAAGCATCTATTGTGTCTTCAATTGATGAACTAAATGACAGTGAAGTTTATGAGAAAGTAGTAGACTACCAAGAAGAGAGTAAAGAAACTTCTTTGAATGGACTTTCTGGTGGAGATGGTGCTAATTCTGGCCTTTGTGatgaaaagcagaagaagaaagaaataaaacaatcaagAGAGAGGGGATTTATATCTGCCAGGTTTCGGAATTGGCAAGCCTACATGCAGTATTGTGTgctatgtgacaaagaatttctTGGTCATAGAATAGTACGACATGCTCAAAAACATTACAAAGATGGAATTTACAGTTGTCCCATATGTGCAAAGAACTTTAATTCTAAAGAAACTTTTGTCCCTCATGTCACATTGCATGTTAAACAGTCTAGTAAAGAGAGATTAGCAGCTATGAAACCATTAAGAAGATTGGGAAGGCCTCCTAAGATCACAACTACCAGTGAGAATCAGAAGACTAATGCTGTGGCCAAGCAGGAACAGCGGCCTATAAAAAAGAATAGTCTCTATTCAACAGACTTTATAGTATTTAATGACAATGATGGTTCAGATGATGAAAATGATGACAAAGATAAATCTTATGAACCAGAAGTGATCCCAGTCCAGAAACCAGTACCTGTCAACGAATTTAATTGCCCTGTAAGTTTTTGTAAAAAGGGctttaagtactttaaaaatctaattgCTCATGTAAAGGGGCATAAGGATAATGAAGATGCCAAGCGCTTTCTtgaaatgcaaagcaaaaaagTTATTTGCCAGTACTGTAGGCGGCATTTTGTAAGTGTTACTCATCTCAATGATCACTTACAGATGCACTGTGGCAGTAAACCATATATCTGTATACAGATGAAATGTAAAGCTGGTTTTAATAGTTACGCAGAGCTCTTAACCCACCGAAAGGAACATCAAGTCTTTAGGGCAAAGTGTATGTTTCCTAAATGTGGCAGAATTTTTTCAGAAGCTTATTTACTATATGATCATGAAGCACAGCATTATAATACCTATACCTGTAGGTTTACAGGTTGTGGTAAAGTGTACCGTTCTCAGAGTGAGCTAGAAAAGCATCTGGATGATCACAGTACTCCGGAAAAAGTGCTGCCTCCGGAAAACCAACTTAATTCAtctggagcttctgttcttcagCCTTCTGAAGTGAATCAGAACTCAGAAGGGAACACTGAGAAAGAGAGGTCTATGCTTtcagaaaataacattaaaaatacctCATCAGCAGATAGAGATGATGCTTGGGATAAAAGCAAGGCAGAATTAGCTATGGCCAAACAAGACCAGACTTCTGCTTCCGAGCTCAGGCAAGTTGATGCACCACCATCAAATGATTTGGACAATCCTACTACTCCTCTGCTACAGGCCAGTGAGGTAGCTGTGTCCATTAAGGTGTCCCTCAATCAGGAGGTTGAGGATAACTTTGGAAAGCAAGAAAACTCAACTGTGGAAGACACTGGTGAATCACTGGTCACAGACTTACATACAGTAGTTGAAGATACTTGTAATGATTTGTGTCATCCAGGTTTCCAGGAGAGAAAAGAACAGGATTGCTTTAATGAAGCCCAGATTACTGAAAATTCTTTAGTAAATTCAGAAACCCTCAAAATAGGCGACCTTACCCCGCAAAACATAGAAAGGCAAGTGAACAGCTTGATGACTTTTTCTGTGCAAAATCAGGCAGGATTTCAAAACAGTTTACCAACATCCAAGTTTGAATGTGGAGGTAATGTGAAAACATCATCCAGTCTTTATAATTTACCCCTTAAGACATTAGAAAGTATTGCATTTGTTCCACCACAGCCCAACCTAAGCAGTTCTTTAGGAATTCCATCAGTGCCCCCAAAAGCGCCAGTTCAGAAGTTTAGTTGCCAGGTTGAGGGATGTACTCGAACCTACAATTCTTCACAAAGTATTGGGAAACACATGAAGACGGCACACCCTGACCAGTATGCTGCATTTAAAATGCAATGTAAAAGTAAAAAAGGTCAGAAATCTAACAATTTAAATACACCAAATAATggaaagtttgtttattttttgccatCACAGGTGAACACCTCTAACAATGCATTTTTTATACCACAGACCAAAGCCAATGGGACTTCTACTTGTTCAAATCAGTTGCAGCACATCTCATCTTCCATTTTTCCAGCTCATTTAGCCAGTATGTCAGCTCCACTGTTACCCTCGGTGGAAAGTGTCATAAATTCAAATATATCTTCTCAGGATAAAAATGAACAAGGTGGTAGTATGTTATGTTCCCAGATGGAAAATTTGTCTAGTACTACCTTGCCAGCACAAATGGAAGATCTAACCAAAACAGTTTTGCCTTTGAATATTGACAGTGGCTCAGATCCTTTCCTTCCTTTACCTGCAGAAAGTAGTTcaatgtctctcttcccttcaccaGCAGATAGTGGAACTAATTCTGTTTTTTCCCAACTGGAAAATAATGCAAATCATTTTTCCTCACAGATTGAAGGAAACACTAATTCCACCTTTCTAAAAGGAGGTAATGGTGAAAATGCAGTTTTTCCCTCACAAGTGAATCTAGCAAATGACTTTAGTAACACCACTGCCCAACAGTCTGCTgctgaaaaagttaaaaaagaccGTGGGCGGGGCCCaaatgggaaggaaagaaaatccaAGCACAACAAAAGGGCTAAGTGGCCTGCAATTATCAGAGATGGGAAATTTATCTGTAGCAGATGTTATAGAGCTTTCACCAATCCCAGATCTCTGGGTGGACACTTGTCTAAGCGATCTTTTTGTAAACCACTGGATGGAGCAGAAATTGCTCAAGAACTTCTGCAGAGTAATGGACAGCCTTCGCTTCTTGCCAGCATGATTCTCTCCACAAATGCAGTCAATTTGCAGCAGCCACAACAATCTACCTTCAATCCAGAAACATGTTTTAAAGATCCATCATTCCTGCAACTTCTTGCTGCTGAAAATCGCTCATCAACATTTTTACCAAATACATTTCCTAGGACTGGTGTGACTAACTTTAATACAAGTGTTAGTCAAGAAGGAAGTGAAATCATTAAACAGGCTTTGGAAACTGCTGGCATTCCCAGTACATTTGAGGGTGCTGAAATGCTTTCTCATGTTCCAACAGGGTGTGTCTCAGATGCAGCACAAGTAAATGCAACAGTGATACCAAATCCAACAGTGCCACCATCCATGTTACAGACTGTATGCCCTCAAAACTCCCTCCTGACAAACCAGAATAGAACACCAAACTCCAAAACTCCCTCCATTGAGGACTGTAGCAGTTTGTCTGTTTTTCCAACAAATGACTTACTACTGAAGACTGTTGAAAATGGTTTGTGCTCTAGTACATTCCCTAATTCTAGTGGGCCATCACAAAATTTTACCAGTAACAGTTCACGAGTTTCAGTCATAAGTGGTCCTCAGAATACAAGGTCCagtcatttaaataaaaagggaaacaGTGCttctaagagaagaaagaaagttaCTCCTCCACTAATTGCACCCAATGCTTCCCAAAACTTGGTAACAAGTAACTTAACAGCAGTAGGACTTATAGCAAAGAGTATTGAGATACCAACTACTAACCTTCATTCAAATGTAATTCCAAATTGTGAACCTCAGGGTTTGGTGGAAAATCTAACACAGAAATTAAACAGTGTTGACAATCAGTTATTTATGACTGAtgtaaaagaaaactttaaaaccaATCTTGAGTCTCATACAGTGTTAGCTCCTTTAccattaaaaactgaaaatggtgATTCCCAAATGATGGCTTTGAATTCATGCACAACTTCAATAAATTCTGATTTGCAGATTTCTGAAGACAATGTTATGCAAAACTTTGAAAAGACTCTTGAAATTATTAAAAGTGCTATGAATTCTCAAATACGTGAGGTAAAAAGTGGACCTCAGGGTATTGGTGAAACATCAcaaaatgctcaaataaattaTAACGTTCAGCTTCCTTCATTAAACACTGTACAAAATAACAAATTACCTGATTCTTCTCAGTTTTCCTCCTTCGTAGGTGTCATGCCAACAAAAAGTAACATTCCTCAGTCTGAATTATTACATAAGGAGGATCAAATACAGGAAATTTTAGAAGGcttacagaaattaaaattagaaaatgacatATCCACTACAACATCCCAATGTGTACTAATAAATACATCAGTGGCACTGACTCCCACTCCTATTAAATCAATTCCAAATGTTACAGCTGTTCAGCCAGTTTCTGAAATGCTAAATAATATTCAGTTTAGTGACAAAGTTAATAAGCCCTTCGTGTGTCAAAACCAAGGCTGTAATTACAGTGCTATGACAAAGGATGCACTATTTAAGCACTATGGTAAAATTCATCAGTACACTCCAGAGATGATTCTTGAAATTAAGAAGAATCAGTTGAAATTTGCTCCATTTAAATGTGTGGTACCTACATGTACAAAAACATTTACAAGAAATTCTAATCTCCGGGCACACTGTCAGTTGGTACATCATTTTACAACAGAAGAAAtggtaaagttaaaaataaaaaggccttaTGGAAGAAAGTCTCAGAGTGAAAATTTGTCAGCCCCACGAGTAACACAAGTAAAGAGACAGCTAGCTACAACAGAGGAAAAGGAATTCCTGTCTTCTGTGGAATTGGGAGCAATGGAGGAAAATGCCTTCAGTAATATAGCAGTGATTCCAGAAAAACaacttgtagaaaaaaaaagtcctgaaaaAACAGAAAGCTCTTCACAAGTGATTACAGTTATTTCAGAGCAATGTGATACAAATTCACTCTCAAACATACAAACCAAAGGACGGAAAATCAggagacataaaaaagaaaaggaggagaaaaaacgCAAGAAGCCAGTTTCCCAATCCCTTGAGTTTCCAGCAAGATATAGTCCCTACAGACCTTATCGATGTGTTCATCAGGGTTGCTTTGCTGCCTTTACAATACAGCAAAACTTAATTCTGCATTACCAGGCTATACACAAATCAGATCTTCCTGCATTTTCTGCAGAGGTTGAAGAGGAAAGCGAAGCTGgtaaagaaagtgaagaaattgaaactaaaCAAACTGTGAAAGAATTTCGATGTCAGGTGAGTGATTGTTCTCGCATTTTCCAAGCAATTACTGGCCTAATACAACACTATATGAAACTTCATGAAATGACTCCTGAGGAAATTGAAAGTATGACTGCTTCTGTGGATGTTGGGAAATTTCCATGTGACCAGTTGGAGTGTAAATCTTCATTTACCACATATTTGAACTATGTTGTTCATCTTGAGGCAGACCATGGAATTGGGATAAGGGGAAGTAAAACTGAAGAAGATGGTATATACAAGTGTGACTGTGAAGGCTGTGACCGAATATATGCAACTCGGTCTAATCTCCTTCGacacatttttaataaacataatgACAAACATAAAGCTCATTTGATTCGTCCAAGAAGATTAACACCTGGTCAGGAAAATATGTCAAGCAAAGCAAACCAAGAAAAGACAAAATCTAAATATCGGGGGACAAAACACAGATCTGGAAAGGAAGGAACCAAAATGCCTAAGACCAaacgaaagaaaaaaaataacttagaaaaCAAGAATGCAAAGATTGTACAGATTGAAGAAAATAAGCCTTATTCTCTGAAACGTGGAAAGCATGTATATTCTATAAAGGCTAGGAATGATGCTTTATCTGAATGTACAAGCAAATTTGTAACCCAGTATCCATGTATGATAAAAGGGTGTACATCAGTTGTTACAAGTGAAAGCAATATAATTAGACATTATAAATGCCATAAATTATCTAAGGCATTTACATCACAACACCGCAATCTTCTTATTGTCTTCAAACGGTGTTGTAGCTCACAATTAAAGGAAACTTCTCAGCAAGAAGTTGATAAGAATGATGTGAAAGAATCTGACACATGTGTACCAGAGAGCAATGATAACTCAAGAACAACTACAGTTCCTCAGAAGGAAGTtagtgaaaaaaatgtaaaagatgaaATGGATGAGCTAGCAGAACTATttattacaaaattaataaatgaagacAATACAAGTGTGGAGACCCAAGTTAATACCTCTTCAGATGTAAGTAatgattttcaagaaaataacCCCTGTcagtcagaaaaacaaaaagcaagtaaTTTGAAGAGagctaataaagaaaaaaatgtctcccaaaataaaaagaggaaagttgAAAAAACTGAACCAGCACCAGCAGTTGAGTTAAATAATTctcataaagaagaagaaactgctgTTGCAATACAAACCACTGAGGAACATCCTGCGTCTTTTGACTGGAGCTCATTTAAACCAATGGGATTTGAAGTGTCATTTCTGAAGTTTCTTGAGGAGTCTGCagtgaagcagaaaaaaaatactgacaaaGACC of Saccopteryx bilineata isolate mSacBil1 chromosome 1, mSacBil1_pri_phased_curated, whole genome shotgun sequence contains these proteins:
- the ZNF292 gene encoding zinc finger protein 292, which codes for MADEEAEQERLSRGGGGCVAELQRLGERLQELERQLRESRVPAVEAATEYCQQLCQTLLEYAEKWKTSEDPLPLLEVYTVAIQSYVKARPYLTSECENVALVLERLALSCVELLLCLPVELSDKQWEQFQALVQVAHEKLMENGSCELHFLATLAQETGVWKNPVLCTILSQEPLDKDKVNEFLAFEGPILLDMRIKHLIKTNQLSQATVLAKLCSDHPEIGTKGSFKQTYLVCLCTSSPNEKLIEEISEVDCKDALEMICNLESEGDEKSALVLCTAFLSRQLQQGEMYCAWELTLFWSKLQQRVEPSVHIYLERCRQLSLLTKTVYHIFFLIKVINSETEGAGLATCIELCIKALRLESTENTEVKVSICKTISCLLPDDLEVKRACQLSEFLIEPTVDAYYAVEMLYNQPDQKYDEENLPIPNSLRCELLLVLKTQWPFDPEFWDWKTLKRQCLALMGEEASIVSSIDELNDSEVYEKVVDYQEESKETSLNGLSGGDGANSGLCDEKQKKKEIKQSRERGFISARFRNWQAYMQYCVLCDKEFLGHRIVRHAQKHYKDGIYSCPICAKNFNSKETFVPHVTLHVKQSSKERLAAMKPLRRLGRPPKITTTSENQKTNAVAKQEQRPIKKNSLYSTDFIVFNDNDGSDDENDDKDKSYEPEVIPVQKPVPVNEFNCPVSFCKKGFKYFKNLIAHVKGHKDNEDAKRFLEMQSKKVICQYCRRHFVSVTHLNDHLQMHCGSKPYICIQMKCKAGFNSYAELLTHRKEHQVFRAKCMFPKCGRIFSEAYLLYDHEAQHYNTYTCRFTGCGKVYRSQSELEKHLDDHSTPEKVLPPENQLNSSGASVLQPSEVNQNSEGNTEKERSMLSENNIKNTSSADRDDAWDKSKAELAMAKQDQTSASELRQVDAPPSNDLDNPTTPLLQASEVAVSIKVSLNQEVEDNFGKQENSTVEDTGESLVTDLHTVVEDTCNDLCHPGFQERKEQDCFNEAQITENSLVNSETLKIGDLTPQNIERQVNSLMTFSVQNQAGFQNSLPTSKFECGGNVKTSSSLYNLPLKTLESIAFVPPQPNLSSSLGIPSVPPKAPVQKFSCQVEGCTRTYNSSQSIGKHMKTAHPDQYAAFKMQCKSKKGQKSNNLNTPNNGKFVYFLPSQVNTSNNAFFIPQTKANGTSTCSNQLQHISSSIFPAHLASMSAPLLPSVESVINSNISSQDKNEQGGSMLCSQMENLSSTTLPAQMEDLTKTVLPLNIDSGSDPFLPLPAESSSMSLFPSPADSGTNSVFSQLENNANHFSSQIEGNTNSTFLKGGNGENAVFPSQVNLANDFSNTTAQQSAAEKVKKDRGRGPNGKERKSKHNKRAKWPAIIRDGKFICSRCYRAFTNPRSLGGHLSKRSFCKPLDGAEIAQELLQSNGQPSLLASMILSTNAVNLQQPQQSTFNPETCFKDPSFLQLLAAENRSSTFLPNTFPRTGVTNFNTSVSQEGSEIIKQALETAGIPSTFEGAEMLSHVPTGCVSDAAQVNATVIPNPTVPPSMLQTVCPQNSLLTNQNRTPNSKTPSIEDCSSLSVFPTNDLLLKTVENGLCSSTFPNSSGPSQNFTSNSSRVSVISGPQNTRSSHLNKKGNSASKRRKKVTPPLIAPNASQNLVTSNLTAVGLIAKSIEIPTTNLHSNVIPNCEPQGLVENLTQKLNSVDNQLFMTDVKENFKTNLESHTVLAPLPLKTENGDSQMMALNSCTTSINSDLQISEDNVMQNFEKTLEIIKSAMNSQIREVKSGPQGIGETSQNAQINYNVQLPSLNTVQNNKLPDSSQFSSFVGVMPTKSNIPQSELLHKEDQIQEILEGLQKLKLENDISTTTSQCVLINTSVALTPTPIKSIPNVTAVQPVSEMLNNIQFSDKVNKPFVCQNQGCNYSAMTKDALFKHYGKIHQYTPEMILEIKKNQLKFAPFKCVVPTCTKTFTRNSNLRAHCQLVHHFTTEEMVKLKIKRPYGRKSQSENLSAPRVTQVKRQLATTEEKEFLSSVELGAMEENAFSNIAVIPEKQLVEKKSPEKTESSSQVITVISEQCDTNSLSNIQTKGRKIRRHKKEKEEKKRKKPVSQSLEFPARYSPYRPYRCVHQGCFAAFTIQQNLILHYQAIHKSDLPAFSAEVEEESEAGKESEEIETKQTVKEFRCQVSDCSRIFQAITGLIQHYMKLHEMTPEEIESMTASVDVGKFPCDQLECKSSFTTYLNYVVHLEADHGIGIRGSKTEEDGIYKCDCEGCDRIYATRSNLLRHIFNKHNDKHKAHLIRPRRLTPGQENMSSKANQEKTKSKYRGTKHRSGKEGTKMPKTKRKKKNNLENKNAKIVQIEENKPYSLKRGKHVYSIKARNDALSECTSKFVTQYPCMIKGCTSVVTSESNIIRHYKCHKLSKAFTSQHRNLLIVFKRCCSSQLKETSQQEVDKNDVKESDTCVPESNDNSRTTTVPQKEVSEKNVKDEMDELAELFITKLINEDNTSVETQVNTSSDVSNDFQENNPCQSEKQKASNLKRANKEKNVSQNKKRKVEKTEPAPAVELNNSHKEEETAVAIQTTEEHPASFDWSSFKPMGFEVSFLKFLEESAVKQKKNTDKDHPNSGNKRGSHSNSRKNIDKTVNSGNHTCSYKESETFVQFANPSQLQCSNNVKIVLDKTLKDCTELVLKQLQEMKPTVSLKKLEVHSNDPDMSVMKEVSMGKATGRGQY